Part of the Benincasa hispida cultivar B227 chromosome 12, ASM972705v1, whole genome shotgun sequence genome is shown below.
AATTGCACTTGTCGATCTTGATGAGAATGTTTGAGGGGCTGGAGAATTGGTTTAATGAGATTTGCTGTGTGCTAGTTTGATTACTCTTGTTCTCTTCTATTGTAAGTCTTGGATTTTAGAAATAGTTTTAGGGTACGAATGAACTCCAACTCCAGGATTTTCTCTGTATCAGTGATTCAACTATAGTAACTACTTTCTCTACCTATAAGATAGTCGACATCAGCAACCCTTTTAGAACCATTAACTTCTTTGGGGAGTTTCAAGTTTTCAGGGTAAATGAAGCCAATGCCATTGTCCCTATCGTTAGTTGTGAATCTTTTGATAATTTGGAGCATTGAGTGACTGAGTGAGTTATGTGGCCCGTTTGGCAACATTTCGGTTTCTCGTTCcttcaattaataaaatcaaCATTGTGTTTGGTAATTGTTTAACAAAAAAGCGTAAAATGTGTAGTGTTAGATTGGAAGATTTTGTGGTTTTTTCAGCCATAGTTACCCAATTTTCACTTTTTCAATCATTAACAAAAACCGTCACAATGTTTAGTTACCCAATTTTCAGCAATGTTTAGTTGTTCCTGTAGAACAGTGTCGTTGTAAGTACGTGACAATGTTTTGGGCTCACCTGACTTTGTTGTATGCTATCACTCGAGGCCTCGCTCCTCGTACCCCATGTCAAAGACCAGAAGCTATGGCCAAATCAAGAAATCTCACCCTCGGTTTTCAATGATTGCATATTGTAGGAAAACTATTTGATCAACTTCCTTCCGTTCTTAATGTTAACTTTTTACCGCATTCATGTTTGCTTTCCTCCTTCTGCACTTTACAAGAGCTGCCATTCGATTCAATGCTGCAGGAACAAAAGGGACATGATTATTACaaactagaaaagcatgcttCGAATATGCTTATCGCGGGTCCTGCCTTATGGATGCTTGGATCAATCCTTAACTCATGCCAAATCTATGAGAGGGCCGATGGGCATGTTCAAATCTTGCAACAGAGTGTCCATATTCCATTTTTAATTGGAAGCTTGCTGTTCTTCGTTGCAGCAGTACTCAATAGATATGAGCAGGCCAAGTTAGCCCATCACGGACTCAGACTTCTGGTAGGTGACACTGAATATGTAAACTTTACTGTCAATAGTGAAAATTTGAGATAGTGTTTATGTTACATTATATAATTTCTTGCATATACTTTATAGCATTAACATGTTAGGTTACATTTACATTCTGATATTCCTATATCACAATCTAAGCAGATTGTCCTTCTTTGAGTAAAAGTGTATGTTAAGTCTAATTTTGTTAGGTTTAGAGTAAAGATTCATACCTTCTGCACAATCATATTTCTTTAGTActttttagtttctttatttCCTTATCAGGTACAGGTAAAATGGAAGGGCAGTTTGGTAGGATATTATGTTTATGTATACTTAATTTAATGATGACCCAATGTTCTATATTTGTGATTATGAGTAGTAATCCAAGAAGAAATCTCGACACTGAGTCTATTCATTTTGTTTGCATATGTTTACTCTTACTAAACCTTGTcaaaaaatgaataaacaacGCATTTAACAAATTCTATTGCAAGAGGTTATTTGTGACGGGGAGCATAACTGATTGAACTGTAATGTTAGTCCTACCTTTTTCTCCACTCTTTCAACTAAAAACGCTTGCCATGCCACACAAAGGAAAAAACCTCGCACTAGATTATGGTTACACAATCAATAATGATATAATGTCGATGATGTCAGGTACACAAATCAAAATATATTGATGAATGAAACTAATAAAAGCCTAGGAACCAAGTAGGAACTAGAACCATAGTAGTTCATGTTATTTTGCTGTACTCTACAAACTAAAGTGTTATATTCATCTAAAAAAATGGTTGCACATGTTTGCTTCATAATGGATGGCATTCTACTAAAGTTTCATGTGTTGACGAGGATGTGAATGCAGGGTAAAAACTGGGTTTGGTTAGGTATCTTTGGGAGCTTATCACTCTTGTTAGGCGGATTGTCAAATGTGCTTAAGGTGTTCAAGATGCAGCAGTTTGAGGGACTGCGACTTGAAAAGCTTCGTGGAGGGGCAAATGAACGGCTTCTCGAAGAGAGAGAAGGCAGGATTCCCCTAATTCTAGAGGATCAGGGGAGGAGAAAACGACATGTCGATGAAGAGAAAGGAAGGGAAGCCAGATCGACCCCTTATAAAGACGTCCTCGTAGGCCAATCTTCCTGAACTTCTTTTTCCCTCTTCCACTTCCATGCCTGACCCCTGCAACTGCACTTGATCAGGCTCTGCAAAGTACCTCTTGTTACAGAATATTGTGTGCATTTGCATATAAAATTTATGAGATTATGATTGATGTGTATGTTTATAGAAGTTCATAGAATAGACATTGTTGATATATTTGATGTCTGATCTCTtgtttggttgtttctgtttgGACATTGAACTTAACTGTCATTGTGATGTGGATAGACTGGTCAGAAGGATGGGTTTAAGTTTAACCGACTCTTGAAATAGTGGGGAGTGTTTTTATCTGCATAGATAGTGTATGTTCAAGGCATATCAACGAAGAAACATTACTCCGAgtccttttcttcttttggccATATTTGTTTTAAGATGTTATGTAGGTTGTCTCTTCATTTGATGGTTTTTGGAAATGCTGTTTTTGTCAAATACTTTTCTTATGTGGAAAATTTCGTCGGTAGTTTTGCTGCAGATCTTTTCCTTATTTGTGGGAGAGTATTTTTGGTAGTTAGGGTCTTTTAAGGTATCCGCTGTGCTTATTTAAAGACCTTCAGTTTTTGGTTTATGATTTGGCCGTTTCACGAAAGAATTCTAAGTGATGTCGTTGTGTGAAGACACTCTTGACCACGAACTTGTGGCTGTGTCGATCTTTGAAGGTTTTGAAGATTGTGTTATGGTAAGGTTGGAGACACACTCCAAGTACATTGTGCTTCGTATACTAATGGAGAAGGGATTCTTCGATCtgttagattttatttaaatttagtattatcattaatatagtttatatacattatctattattttatcttttagggctattattttattaagttaattaagcaaaaatagtttctaaattaaataagatataattaatagataattttgtaataaaacATTTTGATAGGAGGTCTGTATAAAGAGAAAAATTCTAGGGATGGGTTCTCATTaggttttagagaaaaaaataatccGAGATCGTTTATCATAGATCAAGGTATATTGTTCTAGTTAATGTTATTGTGAAAAtcatctcattcaaatattttgacatttattgttttatatagTATTAGAGTTTTATCGTACCATCGTGAAGTTAATTTACATGTGGTATTAAGAATTgtgattttttcaatttattgtaCGTCTTTTATGTTTTCGCGGAAAATAATAGTATTTGTGAATTAAGAAGGCTTCTGCGATTTGTTACCATTCGGAACGTCCATATTGCATATGATATCTATAAATTAAAGTTTCCATTAGCATGCACTAGTCGTGGCAATTGAGAACTTAAAATCATCTGGGACAGGCAaagtaaatattaaataaatttatgcTATATTTTCTTTTGTATATCACAACAGTAAGATATTAATTCGTGATGTTTGTAAAAGGTTAAGGATTAGTAATCCATTTTAGAAATCGAATTGACGGGTTTTTGGAGTTAGCTTACCCTTGTAGAATCACGACCCTTTAGGTTTAATGTTAATGTATTATATCCCaagaaatttaaattctatcAAGTTCAGTAAAGTAAATTATGTGTTCATTTTATGCTTATGTATTAaattatgtgtttattttatcCTTATGCATTATGTATACCATGAATAAAGTATGTTTTTATCCTTGTAATTTAAATCACACAATGAAATGTATAAAGTTTTCATATTTCGTTGATAGAATTATTTGCAATATTAATGTTTTGTAAACTGTATGATATAAATTACTTGGAATTAtgttattttgatatttgaataatttgatAGTTACCAAAATGGTCAAATTAGTAAGTTTCATATAGAtatcaaaatgaaaattaaaaaacaaagttgTAGTACTCAACggaaaatcatttttatcttttgatttaacaaaaataaagataaagataacCACTAtcaattatttatgtttttcaaaattcaaattattgcttattttgaattcaaattttttagacTAATGTTATGCAACATTTATGTATTTTATATGATTGGATTATCCTATTAAGTTTAGAAGATAATAAATTATGCATGTTTAAATTTCacgtttattatattttatatgttatGTATATATACGAGAATAATTTAAAGTATGTATTTTtttgtgattattttttttttataatttgtatagtataaataatttgttagtCACCAAAGTGGCTAAATCGGTAAGTGTAAGTTCAATAGATATCaaattaaagataatttaattactcatatttgtaattgttttattatgATATATCTTAATTTGTTAATCGCCAAAGTGGCCAAATCAGCAGGTCTTATAGAATTCTATTGATAATGTTTTGGAAATTAAGGTGATAAATTATTTGTGGTTATTTTATTATGATATCTATATTATGAATAATTTGTTAGTCAACAAAGTGGCCAAATTAGTAAGTTCAATAGATATCAAATTAAGTTTAACCCGATTACTCATGTTTATGTGATGCTAATGAAGAAGATGTTATTATGAAACATCAAAGATATTATCATGAGTATATTGATTttcattattataaaaaattttggATTGTCTAAAGGTTTGATTAAtagttttgtaattttgaaCCTTACTGTGATTAATTGAGGTGTTTGGTTAGATATTTTTAGTATATCCAAAGGTAACTAATGTATCTAATTTGACCATTTTAATTACCAATTATGTGAAATTAAATTCAGCTAGTATGTATTTTGTATATTGTTGTATCTTCTAAAGAAGAATTTCAATATATGCTTaatgattatttaatattatctgtatctaaattatatatttaagtttATTTCTTAAAGCAATAAtgtataaacatatttattatgtatTTAGTATCTGCTTCCGTTCCTCTTCATTCACAAGCTACGTCTATAATCAAGTTTAATGGGCTCAATTTTCCTGATTAGTGCGAAGAAATCTGATTCTATCTTtgtattttggattttgatttaGCACTTTAAGTGAGAAACCTGCCGCACTTACTAATGCTAGTAGTGCAGAGGAAATATCTTTTTATAAAGTTTGAAAAGGATCAAATAAATCGAGCCTAATATTTATGCAAATGACTATAAAAAACAATATCAAGtccataattaaaaaataaattgaaaatgctaaagattttatgaaatttatgaaaaaatattCTTAGTTTGAGTCGACTGATAAATTACTTGTTGGAACACAAGTGAGTACCTTAACTACCATTAAGTTTGATGGTTCTTGTACTATGCAAGATTTGTAAAGAATgaaatctttccaaattttatttttgtcagTCTTGGAATTTGTGTAGATTGTAGTAAgggaaaataaacaaaacacaTAGTTAATAAAGTAGCCACAAGAAGCTTATAGCTCTTTGAAATTATACATGTATATTTGTAGGCCTTTTGGTGTTCCATCTTTTGGTAGAGAAAAGTATTCCATTacatttattgatgatttttcatgTTATGAATCTATCTACTTGTTACATGAAAAATCTCAAGCGATAAATGTCTTAAAGGTATTTATCAATGAAGTTGAAAGACAATAAGATAGAAAGGTGAAAACCGTAAGATTTGATAAAAATGATgaatattatagaaaatatgaTGAGAATGGATAGTGCTTTGGTCTATTTGCTAGATTCCTAGAAAGTTATGGTATATGTACTCGATACATAATGGCaagaacaccacaacaaaaatGGTGTTGCAAATAAGTATAATCGTACATTAATGAACATAGTTGGGAGTATGTTAATTAACTAATCTTAACCTATATCTTTGTGGATGTATGTATTAAGAACCTCTTAATACTTATTAAACAGGATTCCTAGTAAGTCAGTTTTGAAGACACCTTTTGAACTATGAACAGGAAAGGAATCTAGTTTAAGACACTTGCATATTTGGGGGTAAAGGATTAAATCCCATAGCAGAAGTGTTTAATCGATTTTTGCCCATTttttgttatataataaatacataacaaaaaataaaatctaaaacaaGTTTTCTATAGGATTGAAGGGAAGAAGAATAATACCTTTGCAGAAACTCTTTAATGAATCTTCTCTCGGTCTCGAAGACAAATAATACGAACTATTCACGAGCAAGACAAGAACGCGACCAAAGAttttctccactattctctagGAACAAGGGGATTTTGGGATCCTTTATGGAAAGACAGAGAGAAAAACATATAGTGCTTTTCTTTGAATCTCTTTATAAGAGTATACAACGTGCATGCAGAAGCTATCTGGattctaagcactctaattacattaactTTAGGATtaaagcatgcatgttcataatATAAAAGTAGGGTTTGAGAaaacaacctttgtagaaatTCAAAATTGGCCCAATATTTTGTGTAATTTAGATCATGAACTCGTCGTGGACCATTGCATGGAGTTGTTCCCACTATTTTTCAATCTTAAAACAGATCGTGAGATCCAATTTATGgtgaaattgaaggaaattttggGCTTGAGAGTGGTTTTGGTGTATAATTTTGGAAGAACaactttttcttcaaaatttcaacTTGCATGAAGATTTTTCTAGCcaaattttcttctatttatagaagaAACACATGCAATCAAATTGCATGTAATTTTCACACCAAATAAACCACTAATTAGTGGGATTAAGTGTTAGGAAGTGGAAAAAGTGGAAAAAATCCACTAAACCTAAttccatttaaaaaatttattttcaaaaaaatcaaatcaataaaagttttaatttaaaaaaaaattaatttcttaaaacaattttaaataaaattaattttaataattaagtaaataatttagttaattaaattaatttattataaaatattaacttGATTTAAACACCAATCCTAAACATGAATCACTATTCAtgtgtaatatttaaatcatatttaaatttctaCAGCTCTccaatttgtttaattcaacaattaaacTATGATAACatcaattatattacatataattaacaaTAATTTCCTATACTGagtttgaacgtttcaaattctctcatcacactgTCCTAAGATTTAGTccgttatgagctagtaagggggcCTATTGGACCtaagatcatgagcttcaatgaTCTGATATTaaccagctaaactctttaacttaaTTAACCAACATCGTTAACTATCAGGACATTCCACCAAAGCCCATTAGCtgccctcactgtagatatatttatgtccacttgatataaccatgattaacaGGTCGatctttcacaagttgttcgtaattacagttgggtcaaaattacaattttacccttgtaattacatcttgctcattaagtctcactgatcctctaatgaacaattggtttgtggtccaaccaccaaaccgagtccctctcgggccaatgagatgGTGGGActtcttgttcaaaacctggagttagcacttaagagaacaacctatttactatccctaaaatcaggtagaagtaaattccatcttgcgaGACTATGtgtccagctatctacccggtcttacccctaaaatgggaggcttattgagtcggtgatgttgagccactctcatcTATGCAGATTACATAATAATCCcaaatcaacaagagttcatagttagcttagaattaaaatcgagttacctaggtcatcaaattgaagtAGTCAATCTTATCAATAAATgatattataaagtaaaagtaactatttcgtgatctggtcttatgcaaactcaatATATAGAATGCcgtcactcgcatgtctccacgtgaacgatttaagatcacatcgtttgcatcaaatacaaagtgggccgcatccatagtgttccaggttaaggtacccagtcttatccctatactataggttattttgattattatttcGAACtcaatccacttttatgtctccacataaagttcaagtattcatgctataactagaggtttttagtttattatatttaggaTTAAAATATGCAATTCACttattcaataacatttttactaaATAACCTCagtaacaactttattgtaaaatagaatgtttaatgtttacaaaccacgagttttaggacatataacccaacaaactcccacttgactaaaactccaatgaggttctatatatacaatgttgagtgtgagagaaaaacataaatacattaaactagggcatcacatacccatgacttctcccacttgcccttgATTTACATAACTCGTAGTCCTAGACTTACTAGGTGACCCTCTAACACTTTAACTGTGAGGGTCTTAGTAAatagatcaacaatgttgtcttctgaggctatctaCATGATGATCACATCTTTTCGATGTACGATCTttcggatgagatggtatttgcgctcaatgtGCTTTTCACGCTTATGGTTTCTAGGTTCTTTAGAATTGAcaactgctccactattatcaTTGTAGGGATCGGATCCCAAGCGAAACATGAGAACACCTAACATctcaaaaactgatttttgAATAAACAAATACAATGTTCTAAAACATAACATATGAAGGATAAACATATGAAATAACATATTTTGAGAAGAGAGACTAAAAAAGAACCATTCATACCTTTGAAAATTCCCGAGCTCCATGAAAAATTCTCTCGATCTTGGCACAAACTTCTTCTAAATTGAACTTGGACATGACcacaagaataaccttgttattctcaaggattccaatagaaggataggtAGTATCCAAAtaattggaagaggaagaggtatAGAAAATTTTCTTAGTGAGTAAAAAGAAGATTTGTGTTTTGATGGCTAGGGTAAATCTCACAAAAATAAATTCTTACCCTAAAAG
Proteins encoded:
- the LOC120067318 gene encoding uncharacterized protein LOC120067318, which gives rise to MVKLVSARDFRVYGPRPVRNRAEYINAGLYLFATVLLLGGFVAQLSREPMSGLALILFATALITIVNLHDLFAHLAGIDYRLPLLVQYDAQLLFVEFSVPFLQAIGSLLLSLGALFLLIQEQKGHDYYKLEKHASNMLIAGPALWMLGSILNSCQIYERADGHVQILQQSVHIPFLIGSLLFFVAAVLNRYEQAKLAHHGLRLLGKNWVWLGIFGSLSLLLGGLSNVLKVFKMQQFEGLRLEKLRGGANERLLEEREGRIPLILEDQGRRKRHVDEEKGREARSTPYKDVLVGQSS